In Blastocatellia bacterium, one genomic interval encodes:
- the prmC gene encoding peptide chain release factor N(5)-glutamine methyltransferase produces MVTIRQAVASATEELARAGVSEPRLTAMTLLAEILRKDRIYILTRPEEVLAEETLHRFRDAVARRARGEPLQYITGHQEFYGLDFLVTPDVLIPRPETELIVEQVLVRNRASRPLIIDVGTGSGCISIALAVHLPTAHLLALDISESALAVARRNAERHGVAERIEFLQSDLFSALQQQKQPIQADFIVANPPYIAEQEADTLPREVREYEPAVALFAGEDPLEVHRRLLHESPRFLVPGGFLICEMGYGQYRQIQAIIDASVWRVVEVVKDLQGIERTLVLERSV; encoded by the coding sequence ATGGTGACGATTCGCCAGGCTGTTGCCTCGGCCACAGAGGAACTCGCCCGCGCCGGTGTGTCGGAACCGCGTTTGACGGCGATGACGCTTCTGGCCGAGATCCTGCGCAAGGATCGCATCTATATTCTGACCCGACCGGAAGAGGTGCTGGCCGAAGAAACACTTCATCGGTTCCGCGATGCTGTGGCCCGTCGGGCTCGAGGCGAACCGCTGCAATACATCACCGGACATCAAGAGTTCTACGGTCTTGATTTCCTGGTCACGCCCGATGTGCTCATCCCCCGACCGGAAACGGAACTCATCGTCGAGCAGGTGCTCGTGCGCAATCGCGCGTCCCGGCCGCTCATCATTGATGTCGGCACGGGATCCGGTTGCATTTCCATCGCCCTGGCCGTTCATCTGCCAACGGCTCATCTTCTGGCTCTGGACATCTCCGAATCGGCCCTAGCTGTAGCCCGACGGAATGCCGAACGGCATGGCGTGGCCGAGCGCATCGAATTCCTGCAAAGCGACCTGTTCTCCGCCTTGCAACAGCAGAAGCAGCCCATTCAGGCGGATTTCATCGTCGCCAATCCCCCCTACATCGCCGAGCAGGAGGCGGACACACTGCCTCGCGAGGTCCGTGAGTATGAACCGGCCGTTGCTTTGTTCGCGGGTGAAGACCCGCTGGAGGTTCACCGACGGCTGCTCCATGAAAGCCCTCGGTTTCTTGTTCCCGGGGGCTTTTTGATCTGCGAAATGGGCTACGGCCAGTATCGCCAGATTCAAGCGATCATTGACGCCTCCGTGTGGCGGGTGGTTGAGGTGGTAAAAGATCTTCAGGGAATCGAACGGACGCTTGTGCTCGAACGATCCGTCTGA
- a CDS encoding cyclic 2,3-diphosphoglycerate synthase, whose protein sequence is MKRTRVLIMGAAGRDFHNFNLVFRDNPQYEVVAFTAAQIPNIEGRRYPPELAGELYPDGVPIYPEEDLERLIEEHAIDQVVFSYSDVSHEHVMHAAARALARGADFRLLGARATMLRANRPVISVCAVRTGCGKSPASRKIARLLREMGRRVVVVRHPMPYGDLSQQVVQRFETLDDLRRYNCTIEEMEEYEPHLRNGVIVYAGVDYARIVRQAEAEADVLIWDGGNNDLPFFVPDLEIVLVDPHRPGHERAYFPGEVNFLRADVLIISKVNTARPEDVDVVRRNIRTFNPNALVIEANLPIVVDTPEAIRDRRVLVVEDGPTLTHGEMSYGAGVLAARQFGARELVDPRPYAVGSIRETFAEYPHIGPLLPAMGYGAEQMRELEETINGTPCEVVLVATPVDLRRVLQIRHPTCRVAYELEEVGPPTLGDVLRDFLTTVNA, encoded by the coding sequence ATGAAGCGCACGCGCGTTCTGATCATGGGAGCGGCCGGTCGAGATTTTCACAACTTCAACCTCGTTTTTCGGGACAACCCGCAGTATGAGGTGGTCGCCTTCACGGCGGCGCAGATTCCCAACATCGAAGGGCGGCGCTATCCGCCGGAGCTGGCCGGCGAGTTGTATCCCGACGGCGTGCCCATTTACCCGGAGGAGGACCTGGAACGCTTGATCGAGGAGCATGCGATTGACCAGGTCGTTTTCTCCTACAGCGATGTTTCGCACGAACACGTCATGCACGCGGCGGCGCGGGCGCTGGCGCGAGGCGCCGACTTTCGGTTGCTCGGCGCGCGGGCGACCATGCTGCGGGCGAACCGGCCCGTCATCTCCGTCTGCGCCGTGCGCACGGGCTGCGGCAAGAGTCCGGCGAGTCGCAAGATCGCCCGGCTGCTCCGCGAGATGGGGCGCCGCGTCGTCGTCGTGCGTCACCCCATGCCCTATGGCGATCTCTCCCAGCAGGTCGTGCAACGGTTCGAGACGCTCGATGATCTTCGCCGCTACAACTGCACCATCGAGGAGATGGAGGAATACGAGCCGCATTTGCGCAACGGCGTGATCGTCTACGCCGGCGTGGATTACGCGCGCATCGTGCGTCAGGCGGAGGCAGAGGCCGATGTTCTCATCTGGGACGGAGGAAACAACGATCTCCCCTTCTTCGTTCCCGACCTGGAGATCGTGCTCGTGGATCCGCATCGGCCCGGACACGAACGCGCGTATTTTCCCGGCGAAGTGAACTTCCTGCGGGCCGACGTGCTCATCATCAGCAAGGTCAATACGGCGCGACCCGAAGATGTGGACGTTGTGCGACGCAACATCCGCACATTCAATCCGAACGCGCTCGTCATCGAGGCGAACCTGCCGATCGTCGTGGATACGCCCGAAGCGATTCGCGATCGGCGCGTGCTCGTCGTCGAAGACGGGCCGACGCTGACGCATGGCGAGATGAGCTATGGGGCCGGCGTGCTCGCCGCGCGACAGTTCGGCGCGCGCGAGCTGGTTGATCCCCGTCCCTACGCCGTCGGGAGCATTCGCGAGACCTTCGCCGAATATCCCCATATCGGACCGCTACTGCCGGCCATGGGCTACGGCGCGGAGCAGATGCGCGAACTGGAGGAGACGATCAATGGCACGCCGTGCGAGGTCGTGCTCGTGGCCACGCCGGTGGATCTGCGCCGCGTCCTGCAGATTCGACATCCCACCTGTCGCGTCGCGTATGAGCTGGAAGAAGTCGGTCCGCCGACGCTCGGCGATGTCCTTCGAGATTTCCTCACAACGGTGAACGCCTGA